A single genomic interval of Campylobacter concisus harbors:
- the neuC gene encoding UDP-N-acetylglucosamine 2-epimerase — protein MRKICIVTSTRAEYGLLYWLLKEIEADSELELQLIVTGMHLSPEFGLTYKEIEKEFKIDKKIEILGSSHSKLDICTEMAKVYEKFAPAFSELKPDILVLLGDRYEIFGVAGVAGIMQIPIAHIHGGETTQGAFDEAFRHSITKMSHIHFAATREYANRIIQLGEEPSRVFNVGGPGIENIKKLNLLNKDEFEKSINFKLAKKNILITFHPVTLENSSAKEQFSELLKAIDELKDTNFIFTKANSDTDSDVINNMIDEYVSKNSQKAVAFASLGQLRYLSAIKFVDIVLGNSSSGLSEVPSFKKATINIGDRQKGRAKASSVIDVRPVKEEILAAIKRVCSKEFEQVLKDTTNPYDGGNSSKKMVKILKEIELDDILKKKFYDIGLK, from the coding sequence ATGAGAAAAATTTGTATAGTGACAAGCACCAGAGCTGAATATGGCCTACTTTACTGGCTCTTAAAAGAAATTGAGGCAGATAGTGAGCTTGAGCTTCAGCTTATTGTCACTGGCATGCACCTAAGTCCTGAGTTTGGACTCACATACAAAGAGATTGAAAAAGAATTTAAGATAGATAAAAAGATAGAAATTTTAGGCTCTTCGCACTCAAAGCTTGATATATGCACTGAGATGGCAAAGGTTTATGAAAAATTTGCCCCAGCTTTTAGCGAACTTAAACCAGATATATTGGTGCTTCTTGGCGATAGATACGAGATATTTGGCGTAGCTGGCGTAGCTGGTATCATGCAAATACCAATAGCACACATACATGGTGGAGAAACTACTCAAGGGGCATTTGATGAGGCTTTTAGGCACAGCATAACAAAGATGAGCCATATTCATTTTGCAGCTACAAGAGAGTATGCAAATCGTATAATCCAGCTAGGAGAAGAACCTAGCAGAGTCTTTAATGTCGGCGGTCCTGGCATTGAAAATATAAAAAAGCTAAATTTACTAAATAAAGATGAGTTTGAAAAGTCTATAAATTTTAAGCTTGCTAAAAAAAATATACTAATCACATTTCATCCGGTAACACTTGAAAATAGTAGTGCAAAAGAGCAATTTAGCGAGCTTTTAAAAGCAATAGATGAGTTAAAAGATACAAATTTTATCTTTACGAAGGCAAATAGCGATACAGATAGTGATGTGATAAATAACATGATAGACGAGTATGTGAGTAAAAATTCACAAAAAGCTGTGGCATTTGCTTCACTTGGACAGCTGAGATATCTAAGTGCGATAAAATTTGTTGATATAGTCCTAGGGAATAGCTCAAGTGGCCTTTCAGAAGTCCCAAGCTTTAAAAAGGCCACCATAAATATAGGCGACCGCCAAAAAGGACGTGCAAAAGCTAGCAGTGTGATAGACGTTAGGCCCGTTAAAGAAGAAATTTTAGCCGCTATCAAAAGGGTATGTTCAAAAGAATTTGAGCAAGTTTTAAAAGATACTACCAATCCATATGATGGTGGTAATTCAAGCAAAAAAATGGTTAAAATTTTAAAAGAGATCGAGCTTGATGATATTTTGAAAAAGAAATTTTATGATATAGGTTTGAAATGA
- a CDS encoding methionyl-tRNA formyltransferase, translating to MKLKMGYFADGIWSHNAFDKLIKDKDIEIKFICARYDSNDEKLLNYANEFKIDYLKHKDINSDEFIDRIKEYDCDLFVSMSFNQIFKPNIINLPKYKTINCHAGKLPFYRGRNILNWALINDEKEFGITVHYIDTGIDTGDIILQKCFTITDNDDYKSILTKAHSECANILYQAICLFKNGKAESKKQEGVGFYCSRRIEGDENLNFNQTSREVFNFVRAICYPAIAARAFLNGKEMKINKVELIKDAPLYKCIPGAILCKDGDSFLVKTRDSFIKVVEYEYAGKIKVGDRFDVK from the coding sequence ATGAAACTAAAGATGGGTTATTTTGCAGATGGTATTTGGAGCCATAACGCATTTGATAAGCTTATTAAAGACAAAGATATAGAAATAAAATTTATCTGTGCTAGATATGATTCAAATGATGAAAAACTTCTAAATTATGCAAACGAATTTAAAATTGACTATTTAAAGCATAAAGATATAAATTCTGATGAGTTTATTGACAGAATTAAAGAATATGATTGTGATTTGTTTGTATCAATGTCTTTTAATCAAATTTTTAAACCCAATATTATAAATTTGCCAAAATATAAAACTATAAATTGCCACGCAGGTAAATTGCCGTTTTATCGAGGTAGAAATATCCTAAACTGGGCTTTGATAAATGACGAAAAAGAATTTGGAATAACTGTACATTATATAGATACTGGTATAGATACCGGCGACATAATCTTGCAAAAATGTTTTACTATAACAGACAACGATGACTACAAAAGCATACTGACAAAAGCGCATAGTGAGTGTGCGAACATACTATACCAAGCGATATGTTTATTTAAAAATGGTAAAGCAGAGTCCAAAAAACAAGAGGGTGTTGGGTTTTACTGCTCAAGACGTATAGAAGGCGACGAAAATTTAAATTTTAACCAAACAAGTAGAGAAGTATTTAATTTTGTACGTGCCATTTGTTATCCGGCTATAGCAGCAAGGGCATTTTTAAATGGTAAAGAGATGAAAATAAATAAAGTAGAGCTTATAAAGGATGCACCGCTATACAAATGCATACCTGGCGCGATCTTGTGTAAAGATGGAGATTCTTTTTTGGTTAAAACACGAGATAGCTTTATAAAAGTTGTAGAGTATGAGTATGCTGGAAAGATAAAAGTAGGAGATAGATTTGATGTCAAATAG
- the neuB gene encoding N-acetylneuraminate synthase, protein MSNRVFIIAEAGVNHNGDINLAKKLIDVAARAGANAVKFQTFKAQNLVSKNAQKANYQKQTTDKNESQFEMIKKLELNEDMHKELIAYCKEKNITFLSTPFDGDSIKLLHELGLSTFKIPSGEITNLPYLRQIGGLNKKIILSTGMANLGEVEAAIEVLVKSGTKRENISLLHANTQYPTPMEDVNLKAMITLKNAFGLEVGYSDHTLGIEVDIAAVAMGAKIIEKHFTLDKSMPGPDHKASLEPDELVAMVRAIRNIELALGDGLKHFSKSERENIKIARKSIVAKCDIKKSEIFSEQNICVKRPGDGINPMRWDEVIGQISQKDYKQDDLI, encoded by the coding sequence ATGTCAAATAGGGTTTTTATCATAGCTGAGGCTGGGGTTAATCACAATGGCGATATAAATTTAGCCAAAAAACTGATCGATGTAGCAGCCAGAGCTGGCGCTAACGCGGTAAAATTTCAAACCTTTAAAGCTCAAAACCTAGTTTCAAAAAACGCACAAAAGGCTAACTATCAAAAACAAACTACCGATAAAAATGAAAGCCAGTTTGAGATGATAAAAAAGCTTGAATTAAATGAGGATATGCATAAAGAGCTCATAGCCTACTGCAAAGAAAAAAATATCACATTTCTCTCAACTCCTTTTGACGGCGACAGCATAAAGCTTCTTCATGAGCTTGGGCTTAGTACATTTAAAATCCCAAGTGGCGAGATAACAAATTTACCCTATCTTAGGCAGATAGGTGGCTTAAATAAAAAGATCATTCTCTCAACTGGCATGGCAAATTTAGGCGAGGTGGAAGCCGCGATAGAAGTACTTGTAAAAAGCGGCACGAAACGTGAAAATATAAGCCTTCTTCATGCAAATACGCAGTATCCAACGCCGATGGAGGATGTAAATTTAAAGGCGATGATAACTCTAAAAAATGCCTTTGGGCTTGAGGTCGGATATAGTGATCATACGCTTGGCATTGAGGTCGATATCGCAGCGGTTGCCATGGGTGCAAAGATCATAGAAAAGCACTTTACGCTTGATAAGAGCATGCCTGGACCTGACCACAAGGCTAGCCTTGAGCCAGATGAGCTAGTGGCGATGGTTAGAGCTATTAGAAATATAGAACTAGCGCTTGGAGACGGACTTAAGCACTTTAGCAAAAGTGAGAGAGAAAATATAAAAATAGCTAGAAAGTCGATCGTAGCAAAGTGTGATATAAAAAAAAGCGAAATTTTTAGCGAACAAAATATCTGTGTAAAACGCCCGGGAGATGGCATAAATCCTATGAGGTGGGATGAGGTGATCGGACAAATTTCACAAAAAGATTATAAACAAGATGATCTGATATGA